In Arvicanthis niloticus isolate mArvNil1 chromosome 4, mArvNil1.pat.X, whole genome shotgun sequence, a single window of DNA contains:
- the Igsf10 gene encoding immunoglobulin superfamily member 10 isoform X2, producing the protein MLHSNGIHRINDKTFSGLQSLQVLKMSYNKVQVIQKDTFYGLRSLTRLHMDHNDIEFINPAAFYGLTLLRLVHLEGNRLTKLHPDTFVSLSYLQIFKTSFIKYLYLSDNFLTSLPKEMLSYMLNLESLYLHGNPWTCDCHLKWLSEWIQGNSGIIKCKKDRSPSSPQQCPLCMNPRVSKGSPIAVVPAGAFLCTKPTIDPSLKSKSLALQEDNGSAAISPQDFIKPFGSLSLNMTDLSGNKANVVCSIQKPSRTLPIAFTEENDHIMLNMSFSTNLMCNVDYIHIQPVWQLLALYSDSPLILERKPQQTEIPLLSSKYKQMALRPEDIFTNIEADFRADPFWFQQEKIYLQLNRNTTTLNTLQLQFSTDAQITLPKAEMRLVKLKWTMILMMNNTKLEHTVLAGGTIALDCPGKGDPSPHLEWLLADGSKVRAPYVSEDGRILVDKNGKLELQMADSFDTGLYHCISTNDEDADILTYRITVVEPYVESKHGNGVQHTVVTGETIDLPCPSTGIPDASISWILPGNTVFSQSSRDRQILNNGTLRMLQVTPKDQGHYRCVAANPSGADFSIFQVSVQMKGQRTVEHERELDGSGLGEPNSTVFLKQPPSLKLPASALTGTEAGKQVSGIRKKNKHRDLLHRRRGDSTLRRFREHRRQRPLSARRIDPQHWAALLEKAKKNSVPRKQENATVRPVPLVVPPVELSGEERDASGMIPPDEEFMVLKTKASGVSERSPTADSRPVNHGFVTSIASGTEISSTVNPQTLQSEHLPDFKLFNVIDSTAVSKRMNPPVTSKVEDTTNQNPIIIFPSVTEIQDSAEVGRTSPQSTHPVAGGTVATYGYTNILSSFTSKANTALQSTNPTESYGPQIPITGASRASSSDTFSHGTKDPSFSKHPSYTHTTAPSLFRIPRNNNTGNFPLSRHSGRERTIWSRGRVISPHRTPVLRRHRHRTAFKGPANRNMSHVSATEYPRMCRTCSSTERLTVATTALSVPGSSLPKANNVGVIAEESTTVFKKLSLQFKDKQNVDIETITTTTKYFRGESTHLIPTEASMTSTPTSVSLEKTLIDNSGPLSMPRIMQAGKDSVVTPPLSSHLSKSSTPTKATSTKFSKRKVPWHQTFVNNHNKEGMSKNLYQFGSQKNTATKLPKIAPLLPTDHGSPSHSTTLLASLMPAPPATMAAIQHNGTEIQGTRSLSTGKEQPFTNSSPVLPSTISKKSNTFFLSVEIPTVTTPAAIASVIISETQQARAEEAKDQIKGPQKNRKNSNTTPRQISGYSTYSAPTTADTPLAFSHSSLQDAGKVVSTVAYHSATSLLGITELSQECTQTLGNTTASETTLLSKSQETTTTRRASAIPLLLSSGPPPVPTPSPPAFTKGVVTDSEVTSVLKMTSNRMVPIYESSRHNTDLQRPSAEASPNPEIITRTPDIPSSNLLPSTPMPAPRVDKPQNSKWKPSPWPENKLQLKSHSETIEKGKRPAISMSPHLSFPEASTHASQWNAQEHAGKNAGDKKPAQNPTSKHLPYNSLPKTTLKKPRILGGKAASFTVPTNSDAFLPCEAVGDPLPTIHWTKVSSGLEISQGTQKSRFHVYPNGTLSIRRVSIQDRGQYLCSASNPLGTDHLHVTLSVVSYPTRILERHVKEITVHSGSTVELKCRVEGMPRPTISWILANQTVVSETPKGSRKIRVTPDGTLIIHNLSVYDRGFYKCVASNPSGQDSLLVKIQVITAPPVIIEQKRQAIIGVLGESLKLPCTAKGTPQPSVHWVLYDGTELKPLQLTRSKFFLYPDGTLHIRNINPSVRGTYECIATSSSGSERRVVILTVEERETVPKIETASQKWTEVNLGEKLLLNCSATGDPKPTIIWRLPSKAVIDQWHRMGNRIHVYPNGSLVIGSVTEKDGGDYLCVARNKMGDDLVLMHVRLRLTPAKIEHKQHFKKQVLYGKDFQVDCKASGSPVPEVSWSLPDGTVVNSVAQADDSGHRTKRYTLFHNGTLYFNKVGIAEEGDYICSAQNTLGKDEMKVHLTVLTATPRIRQSLKNNMRIKAGDTAVLDCEVTGEPKPNVFWLLPSNNVISFSNDRYTFHANGTLSIHKVKPLDSGQYVCVAQNPSGDDTKTYKLDIVSKPPLINGLYSNKTVIKATAIQHSKKHFDCRADGIPSPQITWIMPDNIFVKAPYYGSRITVHQNGTLEIRNIRLSDSADFTCVVRNEGGESVLVVQLEVLEMLRRPTFRNPFNEKVVAQAGKSVALNCSVDGNPPPEIIWILPDGTQFANRPRNSPYVMASNGSLILYKATRSKSGKYRCTARNKVGYIEKLFLLEIGQKPVILTYELGVVKSVSGESLSLHCVSDGIPKPNVKWTTPGGHVIDRPQVNGKYILHENGTLVIKETTAHDRGNYICKAENSVGHAVISVPVMIVAYPPRIINYPPRSMLRRTGEAMQLHCVALGVPKPKITWETPGHSLLSMATARKPHRSEMLSPQGTLVIQNLQTSDSGVYQCRAQNLLGTDYATTYIQVL; encoded by the exons ATGCTGCATAGTAATGGCATTCACAGAATCAACGACAAGACCTTCTCAGGCTTGCAGTCCTTACAG GTCTTAAAAATGAGCTATAACAAAGTTCAAGTAATTCAGAAGGATACTTTTTATGGACTCCGGAGCTTGACCCGGTTGCACATGGATCACAACGACATTGAGTTTATCAATCCTGCGGCTTTTTATGGACTCACCTTGCTCCGCTTGGTACATTTAGAAGGAAACCGGCTCACAAAGCTCCATCCAGACACATTTGTCTCGTTAAGCTATCTCCAGATATTTAAAACCTCTTTCATTAAGTACCTGTACTTGTCTGATAACTTCCTGACCTCCCTCCCAAAAGAAATGCTCTCCTATATGCTAAACCTAGAAAGCCTCTATTTGCATGGAAACCCATGGACCTGTGACTGCCATTTAAAGTGGTTGTCTGAGTGGATACAGGGAAACTCAG gtatAATAAAATGCAAGAAGGACAGAAGCCCCTCCAGTCCTCAGCAATGTCCCCTTTGCATGAACCCCAGGGTCTCTAAAGGCAGCCCCATTGCTGTGGTACCAGCTGGAGCTTTCCTATGTACAAAGCCAACCATCGATCCATCACTAAAGTCAAAGAGTCTGGCTCTTCAGGAAGACAATGGATCTGCTGCCATTTCACCTCAAGATTTCATAAAACCTTTTGGCTCCTTGTCTTTGAACATGACAGACCTGTCTGGAAATAAGGCCAATGTGGTCTGTAGTATCCAAAAGCCATCTAGGACATTGCCAATTGcattcactgaagaaaatgatcaCATTATGCTAAATATGTCATTTTCAACAAATCTTATGTGCAATGTAGATTATATTCACATCCAGCCAGTGTGGCAACTTCTAGCTTTGTACAGTGACTCTCCTCTAATACTAGAAAGGAAACCCCAGCAGACTGAGATTCCACTGCTGTCATCCAAATACAAACAGATGGCTCTTAGGCCTGAAGACATTTTTACCAACATAGAGGCTGATTTCAGAGCAGATCCTTTTTGGTTCCAACAAGAAAAAATTTACTTGCAGCTGAACAGAAACACCACCACACTTAACACATTACAGCTCCAATTTTCCACTGATGCTCAAATCACTTTACCAAAGGCAGAGATGAGACTGGTGAAACTCAAATGGACCATGATTCTGATGATGAACAATACCAAATTGGAACATACTGTTTTGGCTGGCGGCACTATTGCCCTGGACTGTCCAGGCAAAGGTGACCCTTCACCTCACTTGGAATGGCTTCTAGCTGATGGGAGTAAAGTGAGAGCCCCTTATGTCAGTGAGGATGGGCGAATCCTAGTAGACAAAAATGGGAAGTTGGAACTCCAGATGGCTGATAGCTTTGATACAGGTCTTTACCATTGTATCAGCACCAATGATGAGGATGCAGATATTCTCACATACAGGATAACTGTGGTAGAGCCCTATGTAGAAAGCAAGCATGGAAATGGCGTTCAGCACACAGTGGTTACAGGTGAGACGATCGATCTTCCATGTCCTTCCACTGGTATTCCAGATGCTTCTATTAGCTGGATTCTTCCAGGGAACACTGTGTTCTCTCAGTCATCAAGAGACAGGCAAATTCTTAACAATGGGACCTTAAGGATGTTACAGGTTACACCAAAAGATCAAGGTCATTACCGCTGTGTAGCAGCCAACCCATCAGGGGctgatttttccatttttcaagTTTCAGTCCAAATGAAAGGCCAAAGGACAGTTGAGCATGAGAGGGAACTAGATGGATCTGGACTTGGAGAACCCAATTCCACTGTTTTCCTTAAGCAGCCACCATCTTTGAAACTCCCTGCATCAGCTTTGACAGGGACAGAGGCTGGAAAACAAGTCTCTGGTATACGTAAGAAGAACAAGCATAGAGACTTACTACATCGGCGGCGTGGGGATTCCACACTCCGGAGATTCAGAGAGCATAGGAGGCAGCGCCCTCTCTCTGCTCGGAGAATTGACCCCCAACACTGGGCAGCACttttagaaaaagcaaaaaagaattcTGTGCCAAGGAAGCAAGAAAATGCCACAGTACGGCCAGTGCCACTGGTTGTTCCACCTGTGGAACTCTCTGGCGAGGAAAGAGATGCCTCCGGCATGATTCCTCCAGATGAAGAATTCATGGTTCTGAAAACTAAGGCTTCAGGTGTTTCTGAAAGGTCACCAACTGCTGACTCTAGACCAGTGAATCATGGCTTTGTAACAAGTATAGCTTCTGGCACGGAAATCTCCTCAACTGTGAATCCACAAACACTGCAATCTGAGCACcttcctgatttcaagttatttAATGTTATTGACAGTACCGCTGTGTCAAAGAGAATGAACCCACCTGTAACAAGCAAAGTAGAAGatacaacaaaccaaaacccaatcATCATCTTTCCATCCGTCACTGAAATTCAAGATTCTGCTGAGGTAGGGAGAACATCTCCCCAAAGTACACACCCCGTAGCAGGGGGAACCGTGGCTACCTATGGCTATACCAACATTCTCAGTAGCTTCACCAGCAAGGCCAATACAGCCTTGCAGTCAACAAATCCAACAGAAAGCTATGGACCTCAGATACCTATAACAGGAGCCAGCAGAGCTAGCAGTAGTGACACCTTTTCTCATGGTACTAAAGATCCTAGCTTCTCCAAGCACccttcatatacacacaccactgCCCCTTCTTTATTTAGAATTCCTAGAAACAACAATACAGGTAACTTCCCCTTGTCCAGGCACTCGGGAAGAGAGAGGACAATTTGGAGCAGAGGGCGAGTTATAAGCCCACATAGAACCCCAGTTCTTCGTCGGCATAGACACAGGACAGCATTCAAGGGACCTGCTAACAGAAATATGAGTCATGTTTCAGCCACAGAGTACCCTAGGATGTGCAGAACCTGTTCTTCTACAGAGAGGCTCACAGTAGCCACCACAGCACTCTCAGTTCCAGGTTCATCCCTCCCCAAAGCTAACAATGTTGGGGTCATAGCAGAAGAATCTACCACTGTGTTCAAGAAACTATCATTGCAATTTAAGGACAAACAAAATGTAGATATTGAGACAATAACAACCACTACAAAATATTTCAGAGGTGAAAGTACCCACTTGATTCCCACTGAAGCAAGTATGACTTCTACTCCAACATCTGTATCCCTGGAAAAAACGCTTATAGACAATAGTGGTCCCTTGAGCATGCCTAGGATCATGCAAGCTGGAAAAGATTCAGTGGTAACACCACCACTTTCCAGTCACCTCAGCAAATCCTCAACACCAACAAAAGCAACAagcacaaaattctcaaaaaggaaagtTCCCTGGCATCAGACCTTTGTAAATAACCATAACAAGGAGGGGATGTCCAAGAATCTGTATCAATTTggttcacaaaagaacacagccACTAAGCTTCCCAAAATAGCTCCTCTTTTACCCACAGATCATGGTTCCCCCTCACATTCTACAACTCTCTTGGCAAGTCTGATGCCAGCTCCGCCTGCAACAATGGCTGCCATTCAGCACAATGGCACTGAAATACAAGGTACCAGAAGTCTCTCAACAGGGAAGGAGCAGCCCTTCACCAACTCCTCCCCAGTGCTTCCTAGCACCATAAGCAAGAAATCTAATACATTCTTCCTGTCAGTGGAAATCCCCACAGTGACAACTCCTGCTGCTATTGCATCTGTCATTATCTCTGAAACTCAACAAGCAAGAGCCGAAGAAGCAAAAGATCAAATAAAGGGGCCTCAGAAGAACAGGAAAAACTCAAACACCACCCCCAGGCAGATTTCTGGCTATAGCACATACTCAGCTCCAACAACAGCTGATACTCCCTTGGCTTTCAGTCATTCCTCACTACAAGACGCTGGTAAAGTTGTAAGTACAGTTGCTTATCACTCAGCAACTTCTCTCCTCGGCATAACTGAACTGTCCCAGGAGTGCACCCAGACTTTGGGAAATACAACAGCTTCAGAAACAACTTTGTTGAGCAAATCACAGGAGACTACTACAACGAGAAGAGCCTCAGCCATACCACTCCTCCTCAGCAGTGGGCCGCCCCCAGTACCCACTCCTTCCCCTCCTGCTTTTACTAAGGGTGTGGTTACAGACAGTGAGGTCACATCGGTTCTCAAGATGACATCAAATAGAATGGTCCCCATATATGAATCTTCAAGGCACAATACAGACCTGCAGCGACCCTCAGCAGAGGCTAGCCCCAATCCTGAGATCATAACTAGAACCCCTGACATTCCCTCCTCTAATCTGTTACCCTCCACTCCTATGCCAGCACCAAGAGTAGATAAACCACAGAATTCTAAATGGAAGCCTTCTCCGTGGCCAGAAAACAAACTTCAGCTCAAATCACATTCAGAAACCATTGAAAAGGGCAAAAGACCAGCAATAAGCATGTCACCCCACCTCAGCTTTCCAGAGGCCAGCACTCATGCCTCACAGTGGAATGCACAGGAGCATGCAGGAAAGAACGCCGGTGATAAGAAACCTGCTCAAAACCCAACTTCCAAGCACCTTCCCTACAACTCTCTACCGAAGACTACATTGAAGAAACCAAGAATACTTGGAGGAAAGGCTGCAAGCTTTACTGTTCCAACTAACTCAGATGCCTTTCTTCCTTGTGAGGCTGTTGGAGATCCACTACCCACCATCCACTGGACCAAAGTCTCGTCAG GACTTGAAATATCCCAAGGGACACAGAAAAGCCGGTTCCATGTATATCCCAATGGCACCTTGTCCATCCGGAGGGTCAGTATTCAGGACCGTGGACAGTACCTGTGCTCTGCGTCTAATCCACTAGGCACAGACCACCTTCATGTCACTTTGTCCGTGGTCTCCTACCCTACTAGGATTCTGGAGAGACATGTCAAGGAGATCACAGTTCATTCTGGAAGTACTGTGGAACTGAAGTGCAGAGTAGAAGGTATGCCAAGACCTACAATTTCCTGGATACTTGCCAACCAAACAGTGGTCTCAGAAACACCcaagggaagcagaaagatccGGGTAACACCTGATGGAACATTGATCATCCATAATCTGAGTGTTTATGATCGCGGTTTCTATAAGTGTGTAGCCAGCAACCCATCTGGCCAGGATTCACTGTTGGTTAAGATACAAGTCATCACAGCTCCCCCTGTTATTATAGAGCAAAAGAGGCAAGCCATCATTGGGGTTTTAGGTGAAAGTTTGAAACTGCCCTGCACTGCAAAAGGAACTCCCCAGCCCAGTGTTCATTGGGTCCTCTATGATGGGACGGAACTAAAACCACTGCAGTTAACTCGTTCCAAGTTTTTCTTGTATCCAGATGGGACTCTGCATATAAGAAACATCAATCCTTCCGTCAGGGGCACTTACGAATGCATTGCCACCAGCTCCTCAGGCTCGGAGAGAAGGGTAGTGATACTTACAGTGGAAGAGCGAGAGACAGTCCCCAAGATAGAAACCGcctctcagaaatggacagaggTGAATTTGGGTGAGAAATTACTACTGAACTGCTCAGCTACTGGAGATCCAAAACCCACAATAATCTGGAGGTTACCATCCAAAGCTGTCATCGACCAGTGGCACAG AATGGGCAACCGAATCCATGTCTACCCAAATGGATCCTTGGTTATTGGATCAGTGACAGAAAAAGATGGCGGTGACTACTTATGTGTGGCAAGAAACAAAATGGGAGATGACCTGGTCCTGATGCATGTCCGCCTAAGACTGACACCTGCCAAAATTGAACACAAGCAGCATTTTAAGAAGCAAGTGCTCTATGGGAAAGACTTCCAAGTCGACTGCAAGGCTTCTGGCTCCCCTGTGCCTGAGGTGTCCTGGAGTTTGCCTGACGGGACAGTGGTCAACAGTGTAGCACAAGCTGATGATAGCGGCCACAGAACCAAGAGGTACACCCTTTTCCACAATGGAACCTTGTATTTCAACAAAGTTGGGATTGCAGAGGAAGGGGATTATATTTGCTCTGCCCAGAACACCTTAGGGAAAGATGAGATGAAAGTCCACCTAACAGTGTTAACAGCCACCCCACGGATAAGGCAAAGTCTCAAGAACAACATGAGGATCAAGGCTGGAGACACAGCTGTCCTTGACTGCGAGGTCACTGGGGAACCCAAGCCAAATGTATTCTGGTTGCTGCCTTCCAACAATGTCATTTCATTCTCCAATGACAGGTACACATTTCATGCCAATGGGACTTTGTCCATCCATAAAGTGAAACCACTTGACTCTGGGCAGTATGTATGTGTAGCTCAGAATCCTAGTGGGGATGACACTAAGACATACAAATTGGATATTGTCTCTAAACCGCCATTAATCAATGGTCTGTACTCAAACAAAACTGTTATTAAAGCCACAGCCATTCAGCACTCCAAAAAGCACTTCGACTGCAGAGCAGATGGGATCCCGTCTCCCCAGATCACGTGGATTATGCCAGACAATATTTTCGTCAAGGCTCCATACTACGGAAGCAGAATCACCGTCCATCAAAATGGAACCTTGGAAATTAGGAACATCAGGCTTTCTGATTCTGCAGATTTCACCTGTGTGGTTCGGAACGAAGGAGGAGAGAGTGTGTTGGTGGTGCAGTTAGAAGTACTGGAAATGCTGAGAAGACCAACATTCAGAAACCCATTCAACGAAAAAGTAGTTGCCCAGGCTGGCAAGTCTGTAGCACTGAACTGCTCTGTGGATGGGAATCCGCCACCTGAAATTATCTGGATTTTACCTGATGGCACACAATTTGCGAATAGGCCACGAAATTCCCCATATGTGATGGCAAGCAATGGTTCTCTCATCCTTTACAAAGCAACTCGGAGTAAGTCAGGAAAGTATCGCTGTACAGCAAGAAATAAGGTTGGCTATATCGAGAAACTCTTCCTGTTAGAAATTGGGCAGAAGCCAGTCATTCTGACATATGAACTAGGGGTGGTAAAGAGTGTCAGTGGGGAATCGTTATCACTGCATTGTGTGTCTGATGGGATCCCTAAGCCAAATGTCAAATGGACTACACCAGGTGGCC